The following are encoded together in the Bacillus sp. V2I10 genome:
- a CDS encoding GNAT family N-acetyltransferase, producing the protein MNINVEIKRPRMEDMDELNQFFSKVIRDTFDKEGISELLDDMKEEIESKKQYLNNDLESKGAKRYFLIALNDKEMIGSIEYGPVSELIVTCTEGALREGVEVGTVFVHPDYQRRGLGSLLLNLMLLTLQNRGINEFCLDSGYKNAQKVWRKKFGEPDYLLKDYWGEGSDHMIWKRNTNARSLLFHL; encoded by the coding sequence ATGAACATAAATGTTGAGATAAAAAGACCAAGAATGGAAGATATGGATGAGCTGAATCAATTTTTCAGTAAAGTCATTAGGGATACATTTGATAAAGAAGGAATATCAGAACTACTTGATGATATGAAAGAGGAAATTGAAAGTAAGAAACAATACTTAAATAATGACTTGGAAAGTAAAGGGGCTAAGCGGTATTTTTTGATCGCTTTAAATGATAAAGAAATGATCGGTTCAATAGAGTATGGTCCTGTGAGCGAGTTGATTGTTACTTGCACAGAGGGCGCGTTGAGAGAAGGAGTCGAGGTAGGGACCGTTTTTGTACATCCGGATTATCAAAGACGAGGTTTAGGATCGCTGCTTTTGAATTTAATGCTCCTTACCTTGCAGAATAGAGGAATCAACGAGTTTTGTCTGGATAGTGGATATAAAAATGCACAAAAGGTATGGAGGAAGAAGTTCGGTGAACCTGATTATTTGCTTAAAGATTATTGGGGAGAAGGAAGTGACCATATGATTTGGAAAAGAAACACGAATGCTAGGTCCCTGCTATTTCATTTATAA
- a CDS encoding cell envelope integrity protein TolA, producing the protein MLNQQKRKKKLQKCLLLKKIKRTNKKAIEEKAKEDAILKDQEEADKKEAERKAQEQAAAKQEAERKAQEQAAAKQKAEREAQEQAAAKQEAERKAQEQAAAKQEAERKAQEQAAAKQEAERKAQEQALAKQEAERKAQTSKQSTGTSGNGEAFVNDPSDDKESNLSCKGQIKGNMNSKIYHMPDGAYYDKTQDDIQWFCSSEEAEKAGFRASQR; encoded by the coding sequence TTGTTGAACCAACAAAAACGAAAGAAAAAGCTTCAGAAATGCTTGCTGCTGAAGAAGATAAAAAGAACAAACAAAAAAGCCATTGAAGAAAAGGCTAAAGAAGATGCAATACTTAAAGATCAAGAAGAAGCAGATAAAAAAGAGGCTGAACGGAAAGCTCAGGAACAAGCTGCTGCTAAACAAGAAGCGGAACGCAAAGCTCAAGAGCAAGCTGCTGCCAAACAAAAAGCTGAACGTGAAGCTCAAGAGCAAGCTGCTGCTAAACAAGAAGCTGAGCGAAAAGCTCAAGAGCAAGCTGCTGCTAAACAAGAAGCTGAGCGAAAAGCTCAAGAGCAAGCTGCTGCTAAACAAGAAGCTGAGCGAAAAGCTCAAGAGCAAGCTTTAGCCAAACAAGAAGCTGAGCGAAAGGCTCAAACATCAAAACAAAGTACTGGAACAAGCGGTAATGGAGAGGCATTTGTAAATGACCCAAGTGATGATAAGGAATCAAATTTATCTTGCAAAGGACAAATTAAGGGAAATATGAACTCTAAAATTTATCATATGCCTGATGGTGCCTACTATGATAAAACACAGGATGATATACAGTGGTTCTGTTCTTCAGAAGAAGCAGAAAAAGCTGGTTTCAGAGCATCTCAAAGATAA
- a CDS encoding GNAT family N-acetyltransferase, whose product MFKNENIHIRPFTVEDAEARLQLQLKNREFFEQFSMIRTPDFYTLETQRSMIQEYEQKSKEDTEYQFGIFLNEDNRLLGTIGLFQVMRSSLQNAVLGYFLDKAHNGKGYTTQAVKLIVNYAFQELKFHRIEAGVMPHNIGSIRVLEKAGFHKEGLARKNVKINGKWEDHEVLAILNPDD is encoded by the coding sequence ATGTTTAAAAATGAAAATATACATATAAGGCCTTTTACAGTGGAGGATGCAGAAGCAAGACTTCAGCTTCAGCTCAAAAACCGCGAGTTCTTTGAACAATTCTCCATGATCCGCACACCTGATTTCTACACCCTGGAAACTCAGCGCAGCATGATCCAAGAATACGAACAAAAAAGCAAAGAAGACACCGAATATCAATTCGGCATCTTCCTAAATGAGGACAATCGCTTACTCGGAACCATCGGCCTCTTCCAAGTCATGCGGAGTTCACTCCAAAATGCCGTCCTAGGCTATTTCCTGGACAAGGCTCACAACGGAAAAGGCTACACAACCCAAGCAGTCAAACTCATTGTTAACTATGCATTCCAAGAACTCAAATTCCACCGCATCGAAGCTGGGGTCATGCCGCACAACATTGGCTCTATTCGAGTACTGGAGAAAGCAGGATTTCATAAAGAAGGCCTTGCAAGAAAGAATGTGAAGATTAATGGGAAGTGGGAGGATCATGAGGTTTTGGCGATTTTGAATCCGGATGATTGA
- a CDS encoding (deoxy)nucleoside triphosphate pyrophosphohydrolase has product MKKSLKVVAAIIENDQNEILCALRSPEMAIPNMWEFPGGKVEKDEDIHSALIREIDEELGCTIITDGLFHEHTHEYDTFIITLLCIKARITDGTPAPSEHSKLIWLKRENLASLNWAPADIPAVEALINEKIVFSS; this is encoded by the coding sequence TTGAAAAAATCACTAAAAGTTGTCGCAGCAATTATCGAAAACGATCAAAACGAAATCCTCTGCGCGTTAAGGTCTCCAGAGATGGCCATTCCGAATATGTGGGAGTTTCCTGGCGGGAAGGTAGAGAAGGATGAAGATATTCATTCTGCTTTGATTCGTGAGATTGATGAGGAATTGGGATGTACGATTATTACAGATGGTTTATTTCACGAACACACTCATGAATATGACACGTTTATCATTACGCTTCTGTGTATCAAGGCTAGGATTACGGATGGAACTCCTGCACCAAGTGAGCATTCTAAACTGATTTGGCTCAAGCGCGAAAATCTTGCTTCATTGAATTGGGCTCCAGCCGATATTCCAGCAGTTGAAGCGTTAATAAATGAAAAAATAGTCTTCTCAAGTTGA